The region CGGTGCTACGCCGTAAATCACACATGCGTGTGTGGTCAGGCAAAAGTAGAAAGCCTTATACCGACCTTACCAGTTAAGTATAGAACTTCCCCTTCAGCAACCGACGGACCGTGTCGCCGACTTTCGAAGTAGCAGCGCTCCGCCATTTCACCATCCGCGCTTCACGTGGTTTTAGTCTCAGGACATGCTACGCCGAAAACACACGTACGTGTGTGATCAGGGCAAAAAGGAACACTCAAATCCCCGACCCCTCTACGCCCGGAAACACACCATATCCGTCCCACGATGTATACGTCCCGCACGCATTCTCGCCCGGCCCCTCGGCGTAGAGCTGGAACATCTCCCCGTGAAGAACGAGGCTCCGCTCGAGATATTGGTTGGCCTCGGCGGCGAGGTAGACGCTCCTGTCTATCAACCCCTGAAGGTCGTCGCCCTTCTCCTCGTACTTCCCGAGCGAGGTTCCGATAGCGATCCGTATCAGATCGGCGCTCTGCCTGTATGAATCCACGGCGTTCACGAGCGCAGTGTGAGCCTCCAGCATTTCCGCCGGGACTTCCATCGCCCCGAGCCCGGCGCTCATCTCGTCGAACGACGCTACGGCGTTTATGCTGGCTGTGAAGATTTCGTCGTAATCCTGCGAAAGAAGAACGTTGCCGAACTCCTCGCTCACATCCTTCAGGTGAACGTAATAACCCGCTATCTCGCAGCGATATCCGGGCACGTTGTCCGGGGTCTCCTTGAGCCCCTGGGCGGGACCGAACAGCGCCGCCGGAAAGAGCACGGCCGCAAGCATTATGCCTTTGAATTCTTTCAACATGTCATAACCCCCCGCAATTCAGGCCGGCCCCGGAATATCCGATTGAGCCTTCGCGTAAATATCCGCGCGCGGATCGGGAGCCGGAATCACAAAACCCCTGGCCCGGAACGAGGGCCCGCCTTTATGCTTACCCTGCTGTCCAGAGCCGCCTTGACCTCGGCCGGGCCGGGAGGAGGATTGCCCTTGTCCCCCGCGCCGCCGCAGTCGGCACCTATACTAATATCACTTAAGTTTACACCCTGTTCGATAAGAAAACTTCTCACGGCTTCAGCCCTTTTTAATCCGAGGTTGTAAACCGGCGTTCCCTCGTAGGTGTTGCAGTAGCCGATTATTTCGACCTCGGTCCCCGGATTCATCGCCAGGATTTCGGCGTTCTCCGCGAGGACGGGCTTCGCGTCCTCCCGCAATGTGAATTCGCCCCTGTCGAAAAATACGTCCATCAAAGGCGCTTCCGCACCCTGCCCGGCAAAGGCCGTGAAGCCGAAGGCTAAAACGAGAATTGAGACATAACCCCATATGACTCTCATCTTATCTACCTCTCCTT is a window of Thermodesulfobacteriota bacterium DNA encoding:
- a CDS encoding OmpA family protein — protein: MRVIWGYVSILVLAFGFTAFAGQGAEAPLMDVFFDRGEFTLREDAKPVLAENAEILAMNPGTEVEIIGYCNTYEGTPVYNLGLKRAEAVRSFLIEQGVNLSDISIGADCGGAGDKGNPPPGPAEVKAALDSRVSIKAGPRSGPGVL